A section of the Capra hircus breed San Clemente chromosome 23, ASM170441v1, whole genome shotgun sequence genome encodes:
- the RNF182 gene encoding E3 ubiquitin-protein ligase RNF182 has product MASQPPEEAAESQVSDELECKICYNRYNLKQRKPKVLECCHRVCAKCLCKIIDLGDSPHGVIVCPFCRFETCLPDDEVSSLPDDNNILLNLTCSGGKGKKCLPENPTELLLTPKRLASLVSPSHASSNCLVITIMEVQRESSPSLSSTPVVEFYRPSSFDSVTTAVSHNWTMWNCTSLVFQTSIRVLVWLLGLLYFSSLPLGIYLLVSKKVTLGVVFVSLVPSSLVILMVYGFCQCVCHEFLDCLAPSS; this is encoded by the coding sequence ATGGCCAGTCAGCCACCAGAAGAGGCGGCCGAGTCTCAGGTCTCAGACGAGCTGGAGTGTAAGATTTGCTACAACCGGTACAACCTGAAACAGAGGAAGCCCAAGGTGCTGGAGTGCTGCCACCGCGTGTGTGCCAAATGCCTGTGCAAGATCATCGACCTCGGGGACTCCCCGCACGGCGTCATCGTCTGCCCTTTCTGCAGGTTCGAGACATGCCTGCCGGATGATGAAGTCAGCAGCCTGCCCGACGACAACAACATCCTGCTGAACCTGACCTGCAGCGGTGGCAAAGGCAAGAAGTGCCTGCCCGAGAACCCCACTGAGCTGTTGCTGACCCCCAAGCGGCTGGCCTCACTGGTCAGCCCTTCCCACGCGTCCTCCAACTGCCTGGTCATCACCATCATGGAGGTGCAGCGGGAGAGCTCGCCCTCGCTCAGCTCCACGCCCGTGGTCGAGTTCTACCGGCCCTCCAGCTTCGACTCGGTGACCACCGCTGTGTCGCACAACTGGACCATGTGGAACTGCACGTCCCTGGTCTTTCAGACGTCCATCCGGGTGCTGGTGTGGTTGCTGGGCTTGCTGTACTTCAGCTCGCTGCCCTTGGGCATCTACTTACTGGTCTCCAAGAAGGTCACGTTGGGGGTTGTCTTCGTCAGCCTGGTCCCCTCTAGCCTTGTCATCCTGATGGTGTACGGCTTCTGCCAGTGCGTCTGCCACGAATTCCTAGACTGTCTGGCACCGTCCTCTTAA